One genomic region from Candidatus Hydrogenedentota bacterium encodes:
- a CDS encoding cold shock and DUF1294 domain-containing protein, which yields MRFEGTLTSWNDERGFGRIESNHGGEALFVHVSAWPRGSGRPRAGQAVTFEVEIGPKGKRAKNIQLAPVPRQPRQSERAARAQWGTATLFAIPAFLVVYVVVAAVWKLPLWVAGLYAGASAATFIAYAADKSAAGRGAWRTPESTLHILALAGGWPGALLAQQFLRHKSTKQPFRQVFWGTVLINVVALVVLASPLRQNVLPSN from the coding sequence ATGCGTTTTGAAGGCACCCTGACCTCCTGGAACGACGAACGCGGCTTCGGGCGCATCGAGTCAAACCATGGTGGTGAAGCACTCTTCGTTCATGTCTCCGCATGGCCGCGCGGCTCGGGGCGCCCGCGCGCTGGCCAGGCCGTTACCTTCGAAGTAGAGATTGGCCCCAAGGGAAAACGTGCGAAGAACATCCAGCTGGCCCCAGTGCCTCGCCAGCCTCGCCAGTCCGAGCGGGCTGCACGCGCGCAGTGGGGCACGGCCACCTTGTTCGCCATCCCTGCGTTCCTCGTGGTCTACGTTGTGGTCGCGGCAGTCTGGAAGCTTCCGCTGTGGGTAGCGGGCTTGTATGCCGGGGCAAGCGCCGCGACTTTCATCGCCTACGCCGCCGACAAGTCGGCCGCGGGTCGGGGAGCCTGGCGCACGCCGGAAAGTACCTTGCACATTCTTGCTCTCGCCGGCGGATGGCCAGGCGCACTGCTTGCGCAGCAGTTCCTGCGGCATAAGTCCACAAAGCAGCCGTTTCGCCAAGTCTTCTGGGGCACCGTGCTCATCAACGTCGTTGCGCTCGTTGTGCTGGCTTCGCCACTGCGCCAGAACGTGCTACCTTCGAATTGA